Proteins found in one Maridesulfovibrio sp. genomic segment:
- a CDS encoding two-component system response regulator, with amino-acid sequence MNSHEKQTVLIVDDVPQNLDLLYEVLKDRYRVKAALNGIKALDIIFSSEPPDIVLLDVMMPEMDGYEVCKKIKADLRSVKIPVIFVTAMGEEQDETYGFELGAVDYITKPINPAIVLARVKTQLALYNQSQHLEELVQDRTKVIYATRQDIVRRLGIAAQYKDNETGSHIMRMSIFCQIIAKNIGMKESEGNILLNAAPMHDIGKIGIPDSILTKPGKLDKAEWEIMKTHTTIGGAILGDHDYDLMNVAKRVALNHHEKWDGSGYPAGLQGEAIPIEGRISAVADVFDALTSKRTYKEAWSVDEACDYIWKERGSHFDPRLVDAFKDSLDTILIIKEQYSEDD; translated from the coding sequence ATGAATTCTCACGAAAAACAAACAGTGTTAATTGTGGATGACGTTCCTCAAAACCTGGATCTTCTGTATGAAGTGCTTAAAGACCGCTACAGAGTGAAGGCAGCCCTAAACGGAATTAAGGCCTTGGACATCATCTTTTCCAGCGAACCTCCGGATATTGTGTTGCTTGATGTCATGATGCCCGAAATGGACGGATATGAGGTGTGTAAAAAAATAAAGGCGGATTTGCGCAGCGTGAAAATTCCTGTGATCTTTGTAACAGCTATGGGAGAAGAGCAGGATGAAACATATGGATTTGAACTTGGTGCCGTTGATTATATAACAAAACCGATTAATCCAGCTATAGTTCTAGCAAGGGTGAAGACTCAGCTTGCGCTGTATAATCAAAGCCAGCACCTGGAAGAACTGGTTCAGGATCGAACTAAAGTAATTTATGCGACGCGTCAGGATATTGTTCGCCGCCTCGGTATTGCCGCACAATACAAGGATAACGAAACCGGATCGCATATTATGCGTATGAGCATATTCTGCCAGATTATTGCTAAAAATATAGGTATGAAGGAATCTGAAGGAAATATTTTGCTCAATGCCGCTCCCATGCACGATATCGGTAAGATCGGCATACCCGATTCCATTCTTACTAAGCCAGGCAAGCTTGATAAAGCAGAATGGGAGATTATGAAAACTCATACAACAATCGGCGGAGCAATTCTCGGCGATCACGATTACGATTTGATGAATGTAGCAAAACGGGTAGCTCTGAATCATCATGAAAAATGGGATGGTTCTGGCTATCCTGCCGGACTGCAGGGGGAGGCTATTCCGATAGAAGGAAGGATTTCGGCTGTTGCAGATGTTTTTGATGCCTTGACTTCGAAACGCACGTATAAAGAAGCCTGGTCGGTTGATGAAGCTTGTGATTATATTTGGAAGGAACGAGGGAGTCATTTTGATCCACGACTGGTGGATGCCTTCAAAGATAGTTTAGATACGATCCTTATAATCAAAGAGCAATACTCTGAAGATGACTAG
- a CDS encoding sulfide/dihydroorotate dehydrogenase-like FAD/NAD-binding protein, which yields MNNTIIKKRALIPGQTSMLIIDAPQIARKAKPGNFIILRVSQNGERIPLTIADTDPQAGTITIVYLVVGKSSALLETLNEGDSILDLCGPLGKATHIEKCGTVVCVGGGTGIAAMHHIAKGHHMAGNHVVAIVGARSKDMLLFCDELNGFCPELIIATDDGSSGRKGFVTDVLRERLEKDQNVAEVVAVGPVPMMEAVAGVTKPFGVRTVVSLNSIMVDGVGMCGACRCNIGGETRFACVDGPEFDGHKVDFNELRMRLTQYKNQEKQSMDLFRREHG from the coding sequence ATGAATAACACCATTATTAAAAAAAGAGCGCTGATTCCTGGGCAGACAAGTATGCTGATTATCGACGCTCCCCAGATAGCCCGAAAAGCCAAGCCGGGAAATTTCATAATTCTACGCGTATCCCAAAACGGGGAACGCATTCCCTTGACCATAGCGGATACGGATCCTCAGGCCGGAACCATAACCATCGTCTACCTTGTAGTCGGTAAAAGCTCGGCTCTGCTTGAAACCCTTAACGAAGGAGATTCGATCCTCGATCTTTGCGGACCACTTGGCAAAGCAACCCATATAGAAAAATGCGGTACCGTTGTCTGCGTAGGCGGAGGAACAGGAATTGCCGCAATGCATCACATTGCAAAAGGACACCACATGGCCGGCAACCATGTTGTCGCTATCGTGGGGGCAAGGAGCAAAGATATGCTTCTATTTTGCGATGAACTTAACGGTTTCTGCCCCGAATTGATCATCGCTACAGATGACGGAAGCAGCGGACGCAAGGGATTTGTCACGGATGTTCTGCGGGAACGTCTGGAAAAAGACCAAAACGTCGCTGAAGTCGTAGCCGTCGGACCTGTTCCCATGATGGAGGCTGTAGCAGGTGTAACAAAGCCATTCGGAGTTCGTACGGTTGTAAGCCTGAACTCAATTATGGTCGACGGAGTCGGTATGTGCGGCGCATGCCGTTGCAACATAGGAGGCGAAACCCGATTCGCCTGTGTGGATGGGCCGGAATTTGACGGGCACAAGGTGGATTTCAACGAACTGAGGATGCGCCTTACCCAGTACAAAAATCAGGAAAAGCAATCAATGGATTTGTTCAGGAGGGAACATGGCTAG
- a CDS encoding aldehyde dehydrogenase family protein: protein MQKPIDKNYKLYVDGKWVDSKDGKTFKAYCPANGEELATCANASKEDVDMAVAAAQEAFKTWKDVSPQDRAAVLLKIADLIDEETEKLAMVETLDNGKPIRETRNIDVPLAADHFRYFASAIRTEEGSAVMIDKDTMSIILNEPIGVVGQIIPWNFPFLMAAWKIAPALAAGNTVVIKPSSETSLSMLEFAKILDRVLPPGVVNVITGGGSTTGNYILEHEGFSKLAFTGSTDIGYMIADAAAKKLIPATLELGGKSANIYFPDCPWEKAVEGALLGILFNQGQVCCAGSRIFVHEDIYDRFLSAITEKFENVKVGLPWEEDTMMGSIISENQLKQVMECVETGKKEGAKLVTGGTKITDGELGKGSFLRPTIFADVNNSMEIAQQEIFGPVVCVIKFKDEDEVIAMANDSEFGLGGAVWSKDINCAMRVARNVETGRMWINTYNQLPAHSPFGGYKKSGIGRETHKMMLAHYSQTKNIFLSMDEGAYGLY, encoded by the coding sequence ATGCAGAAGCCAATTGATAAGAATTACAAACTGTATGTAGACGGCAAATGGGTGGATAGTAAGGACGGTAAAACATTCAAAGCGTATTGTCCTGCCAACGGGGAAGAGTTGGCAACATGCGCCAATGCAAGCAAAGAAGATGTCGATATGGCCGTGGCTGCTGCTCAGGAGGCTTTCAAAACATGGAAAGATGTCTCGCCACAGGACAGAGCCGCAGTTCTTCTCAAGATTGCCGATCTCATAGATGAAGAAACCGAAAAGCTGGCCATGGTGGAAACACTGGATAACGGCAAGCCCATCCGGGAAACAAGAAACATTGATGTTCCCCTTGCTGCAGATCATTTCAGATATTTCGCAAGCGCCATCCGGACCGAAGAAGGTTCTGCGGTAATGATCGACAAGGATACTATGAGCATTATCCTCAACGAACCTATCGGCGTTGTCGGACAGATCATCCCCTGGAACTTTCCCTTCCTCATGGCAGCATGGAAAATAGCCCCGGCTCTTGCCGCAGGAAATACCGTAGTAATCAAGCCCTCCTCTGAAACATCCCTTAGTATGCTTGAATTTGCGAAAATACTCGACAGAGTCCTGCCTCCGGGAGTCGTAAACGTAATCACCGGCGGAGGCTCCACCACCGGTAACTACATTCTGGAGCACGAAGGCTTCAGCAAACTTGCTTTCACAGGATCCACCGACATCGGCTACATGATCGCAGACGCAGCTGCAAAGAAGCTTATCCCGGCAACCCTTGAGCTTGGTGGTAAGTCGGCCAACATTTATTTCCCTGACTGCCCCTGGGAGAAGGCTGTGGAAGGAGCCTTGCTGGGCATTCTATTCAATCAGGGACAGGTCTGTTGCGCCGGGTCCAGAATCTTCGTGCATGAAGATATTTATGACCGCTTCCTATCAGCCATAACTGAAAAATTCGAAAACGTTAAAGTCGGTCTCCCCTGGGAAGAAGACACCATGATGGGCAGTATTATCAGTGAAAATCAGCTCAAACAGGTCATGGAATGTGTGGAAACAGGCAAAAAGGAAGGCGCCAAGCTGGTTACCGGCGGCACTAAAATCACTGATGGAGAACTGGGCAAAGGCAGCTTCCTGCGCCCGACAATTTTCGCCGATGTGAATAACTCCATGGAAATTGCCCAGCAGGAAATATTCGGCCCGGTTGTCTGCGTCATCAAATTCAAAGATGAAGACGAAGTAATTGCCATGGCCAACGACAGCGAATTCGGTCTCGGAGGGGCGGTCTGGAGCAAGGATATCAACTGCGCCATGAGGGTGGCACGCAATGTCGAAACCGGACGCATGTGGATTAACACCTATAACCAGCTTCCGGCACACAGCCCATTCGGTGGATACAAAAAATCCGGCATAGGCCGTGAAACTCATAAAATGATGCTGGCCCACTATAGCCAGACTAAAAACATATTCCTGAGCATGGATGAAGGAGCCTACGGCTTGTACTAA
- a CDS encoding cytidylate kinase-like family protein, with protein MSIITISRGSYSRGKEIAEKVAEIMHYRCVSRDLLLESSKEFDIPEVKLVRALHDSPSILERFTHGKEKYLAHIRSSLLQHAQKDNLVYHGLAGQYFLSNIPHIFKVRITANMEDRVCEESQRENISKDQARYILKKDDEERRRWGLQVYGIDTWDSRLYDMVLHIGSLSVDDAVNIICNTAQKDAFKITAEDKKNIDNIAIASSVQIGIIQISSHALVSCVDGHVTIHFPQPISTFSNKQLDNTKAIAMKIDGVKSVTLLGADARQHNMVNPFHNIN; from the coding sequence ATGTCCATAATTACTATTTCAAGAGGATCTTACAGCCGCGGAAAAGAGATAGCTGAAAAAGTAGCTGAAATTATGCACTACAGATGTGTTTCACGAGATCTTCTTTTGGAATCATCGAAGGAGTTTGACATACCGGAAGTAAAGTTGGTCAGGGCCCTTCATGATTCTCCTTCAATTCTTGAGCGGTTTACACATGGAAAGGAAAAGTATCTGGCACATATTCGCAGTTCTCTTCTGCAGCATGCCCAGAAGGATAATCTTGTTTACCACGGCTTGGCGGGACAATACTTTTTATCCAATATTCCACATATCTTTAAAGTCAGGATTACTGCGAATATGGAAGATAGAGTCTGCGAAGAAAGTCAGAGAGAAAACATATCTAAAGATCAGGCCAGATATATATTAAAGAAAGATGATGAAGAGCGCAGAAGATGGGGGCTTCAGGTTTACGGTATCGATACATGGGACAGCAGGCTTTACGATATGGTTCTCCATATCGGATCTCTGTCGGTTGATGATGCTGTGAATATAATTTGTAATACAGCTCAAAAGGATGCTTTTAAAATTACTGCTGAAGATAAAAAGAATATCGATAACATAGCCATAGCTTCATCTGTTCAGATTGGGATCATACAAATTTCTTCTCATGCTTTGGTGTCATGTGTTGACGGTCACGTAACTATACATTTTCCACAGCCGATAAGCACTTTCAGCAATAAACAACTTGATAATACCAAAGCCATCGCAATGAAAATTGACGGGGTGAAATCTGTAACTCTTCTCGGGGCCGATGCAAGGCAGCACAACATGGTTAATCCGTTCCATAACATTAATTAA
- a CDS encoding sigma-54-dependent Fis family transcriptional regulator, producing the protein MYPDRKFEPSGSALKESWEKFILTGNLDSFRGRTEISQSWTRCYRARVDPYSKGCTHILNNKKVEELKKRHSELLDIARPFMDKLYEFTAGSRLIVFLSDETGVILENIGDYEVRDSASKVNLVTGTNWQEEEVGTNGIGTALKLKVPIQISGKEHYCANLHHWTCSAAPIISDDGTIIGVLQVSGPSDEVHLHTLGMVVAAVEAIRDQIRIKRKNRELNRLNHSLNKIFHTMSDGALITNKEGIVCQINKAGKKILGDDIEGLSIKKILNSNPGMWQDLNRGTGYSDAEVMLETQKGLFHCLATGTPLKDETGKTDGAVIFLNQINNVKKLVNRFTGAQASFNFSDIIGSSHEMQKAIKTAKGAAPSSSNILISGESGTGKELFAQSIHNHSPRRNGPFIAMNCAAFPRELIASELFGYTDGAFTGARKGGRPGKFEMADGGTLFLDEIGDMPLDQQAMLLRVLQEKKINRIGGDHVIPVSARIVCATNRNLMEEVQNGNFRADLYYRLNVIQVRIPPLRDRSNDLRELFNHLLDKICKRQDRCIGFVSEKLMQHLQRHDWPGNVRELENVVEKMLSSDLEAINLGIEHLPERIAAKQKGPAVCSSPFYPNPDRDNKKKEMSDLIIEKELIILLLTTHRGNVSKVAREMNLSRNTVYRKMNFYNITKEQLFS; encoded by the coding sequence ATGTATCCTGATAGAAAATTTGAACCGTCAGGCTCTGCGTTAAAAGAATCATGGGAGAAATTCATTCTCACCGGGAATCTGGATAGTTTCAGGGGCAGAACAGAAATATCCCAGTCATGGACGAGGTGCTACAGGGCAAGAGTAGATCCTTACAGTAAAGGCTGCACCCATATCCTGAATAATAAAAAGGTTGAAGAGTTAAAAAAGCGCCACTCCGAACTGCTCGATATAGCAAGACCTTTCATGGACAAGCTCTATGAATTCACCGCAGGATCAAGACTTATAGTTTTTTTATCAGATGAGACAGGTGTAATACTTGAGAACATAGGCGACTATGAAGTGAGAGACAGTGCATCGAAAGTCAATCTCGTAACAGGAACCAACTGGCAGGAAGAAGAAGTCGGTACAAACGGGATAGGCACTGCACTAAAATTGAAAGTTCCTATACAAATATCCGGCAAAGAGCATTATTGCGCCAACCTTCACCACTGGACATGTTCCGCAGCTCCCATAATTAGCGATGATGGCACAATCATTGGTGTGCTGCAGGTTTCCGGTCCCTCGGACGAAGTCCACCTGCACACCCTCGGTATGGTTGTTGCCGCAGTGGAAGCCATACGCGACCAAATCAGGATTAAACGAAAAAACAGAGAACTGAACAGGCTTAACCACAGCCTGAACAAAATTTTCCACACTATGTCGGACGGAGCGCTGATAACAAACAAGGAAGGAATAGTCTGCCAGATAAACAAAGCCGGTAAAAAAATTCTGGGTGATGACATAGAAGGTCTCTCAATTAAGAAAATATTAAACAGCAACCCCGGTATGTGGCAGGACCTGAACAGAGGAACGGGATATTCAGATGCTGAAGTCATGCTCGAGACCCAAAAAGGATTATTCCACTGTCTGGCAACAGGCACACCACTTAAAGATGAAACAGGCAAAACAGACGGCGCGGTTATATTTTTAAATCAGATAAACAATGTAAAAAAGCTTGTTAACCGTTTCACCGGCGCTCAGGCCTCCTTCAATTTTTCCGATATAATAGGATCAAGCCATGAGATGCAAAAAGCAATAAAAACGGCCAAGGGAGCTGCACCGAGTTCCAGCAACATATTGATTTCCGGAGAAAGCGGTACCGGGAAAGAGCTTTTCGCCCAATCCATCCATAACCACAGCCCTCGCCGCAATGGCCCTTTCATAGCAATGAACTGTGCGGCTTTTCCACGGGAACTGATAGCCAGCGAACTATTCGGCTACACGGACGGCGCTTTCACCGGGGCCAGAAAGGGAGGAAGGCCCGGAAAATTCGAAATGGCCGACGGCGGAACCCTGTTCCTTGATGAAATCGGCGACATGCCTCTGGACCAGCAGGCCATGCTCCTGCGTGTGCTTCAGGAGAAAAAAATCAACAGGATAGGCGGAGACCACGTTATTCCCGTTAGTGCCAGAATTGTCTGCGCCACGAACAGGAATCTTATGGAGGAGGTCCAGAATGGGAATTTCCGGGCGGACCTCTACTATAGACTGAATGTTATTCAGGTCCGTATTCCTCCCTTGCGGGACCGCAGCAACGACCTGCGGGAGCTTTTCAATCATCTATTGGACAAGATCTGCAAAAGGCAGGACCGTTGCATCGGATTTGTATCTGAAAAATTAATGCAGCATCTGCAACGGCATGACTGGCCCGGCAATGTCCGAGAGCTGGAAAATGTTGTTGAAAAAATGCTCAGCTCCGATCTGGAGGCAATAAATCTGGGTATAGAACACCTGCCCGAAAGAATTGCCGCTAAACAAAAAGGCCCTGCAGTCTGCTCCTCTCCATTTTACCCCAATCCCGACCGCGACAACAAAAAAAAGGAAATGTCGGACCTTATCATTGAAAAGGAACTGATCATCCTGCTTCTTACTACACACCGAGGCAATGTGAGCAAGGTTGCCAGAGAAATGAATCTTTCACGCAACACGGTATACCGTAAAATGAACTTCTATAACATAACTAAAGAACAGCTTTTCAGTTAA
- the gltA gene encoding NADPH-dependent glutamate synthase yields the protein MARKKFNPIRTPMSEQPADVRKNNFMEVACGYTRDQAIIEASRCLQCKEPPCRKGCPVEIDIKGFIGHLAAGDVPSAYKVIKQTNALPAVCGRVCPQETQCEGSCILGKKHDPVAIGRLERFVADTFDSDSACEIITGDTACSMPNEHLKVACIGSGPSSLTVAGYMAARGVPVTVYEALHEVGGVLIYGIPEFRLPKSIVAREVGALWSKGVKFRPNWVGGKTITIQDLMEEGFNAIFIGVGAGLPKFLNIPGENLVGVYSSNEYLTRVNLGRAYSFPDHDTPAPRPRNVAVVGGGNVAMDAARTALRLGAENVYITYRRTKGEMPARQEELHHAIEEGVKLNLLTSPISINGDENSQVKSMTLQVMELGEPDDSGRRRPVPAKGITKELEVDMVIMAVGTGANPVLLEATPGLDLNKWGYIEADSETGETSIPNVFAGGDIVSGSATVISAMGAGRRAAKTIAERLGV from the coding sequence ATGGCTAGAAAAAAATTCAACCCTATCCGCACTCCGATGTCCGAACAACCGGCAGATGTGCGTAAGAACAACTTCATGGAAGTAGCCTGCGGATACACTCGGGATCAGGCGATAATCGAAGCATCCCGATGCCTGCAATGCAAGGAACCTCCCTGCCGCAAAGGCTGTCCCGTTGAAATTGATATCAAAGGGTTTATCGGCCATCTTGCAGCCGGAGATGTTCCCTCGGCATATAAGGTAATCAAGCAGACCAACGCTCTTCCTGCTGTCTGTGGACGAGTCTGTCCGCAGGAAACCCAGTGTGAAGGTTCGTGCATACTGGGCAAAAAACATGACCCTGTAGCAATAGGTCGACTGGAAAGGTTCGTTGCCGATACTTTTGACAGTGACTCAGCATGTGAAATCATAACCGGAGACACTGCCTGCAGCATGCCCAACGAGCATCTCAAAGTTGCCTGCATCGGCTCTGGACCTTCCAGCCTTACGGTAGCCGGCTACATGGCTGCAAGAGGTGTCCCTGTCACCGTTTATGAAGCTCTTCATGAAGTAGGAGGCGTTCTTATCTACGGAATTCCGGAATTCAGACTGCCCAAGTCTATAGTGGCACGAGAAGTCGGAGCATTGTGGAGCAAGGGAGTCAAATTTCGTCCGAATTGGGTTGGCGGAAAAACAATCACCATTCAGGACCTCATGGAGGAAGGATTCAATGCGATATTTATAGGCGTAGGCGCAGGACTTCCTAAATTTCTCAATATTCCAGGAGAAAATCTTGTAGGGGTATATTCATCGAACGAATACCTCACTCGTGTCAATCTGGGCCGGGCATACAGTTTCCCGGACCACGACACACCCGCTCCCAGACCTCGCAATGTAGCTGTTGTCGGTGGCGGAAACGTCGCCATGGACGCAGCACGCACAGCCCTGAGGCTGGGGGCTGAAAACGTGTACATAACCTACCGCCGTACCAAGGGGGAAATGCCGGCACGTCAGGAAGAACTGCACCATGCAATTGAGGAAGGTGTTAAGCTGAACCTGCTGACCTCGCCTATCTCCATAAATGGAGATGAAAATTCGCAGGTGAAATCCATGACTCTGCAGGTGATGGAACTCGGTGAACCAGACGACTCCGGTAGGCGCAGGCCCGTACCGGCAAAAGGGATAACCAAGGAACTTGAGGTGGATATGGTTATCATGGCCGTTGGAACCGGAGCTAATCCGGTGCTGCTTGAAGCTACTCCCGGACTTGACTTGAACAAATGGGGCTATATTGAAGCTGATTCGGAAACCGGCGAGACATCTATTCCAAATGTTTTTGCTGGCGGCGACATTGTATCCGGTTCAGCGACAGTAATATCCGCCATGGGTGCAGGTCGCAGGGCAGCAAAAACAATTGCCGAACGTCTGGGAGTGTAA
- a CDS encoding NAD(P)/FAD-dependent oxidoreductase, with product MNRRFFLQISALAAMNTLVGWNFAKAAQVTRDGMYDAVVVGAGLGGLTCAAYLARHGFKILLLEQYNIPGGYATSFSRYTDSGKFTCEVSLHSSVLKAGATKKILKDLDVWNKLTFVDQPHAWCSNFSDFKLEVPAKCGLNGFHKQLLNLFPDEAKGLAEYFKLWNGVMADCDQLNHGVSRSQRKRFPEMFPFLWEIHDKTVAQIIDARISNQKLKAVLAQSCGYYGLPPSRLSAFYYLLPTGNYLEHGGSYIKGTSQALSDALAESITNAGGEIIYGSRVKEVLIEKNKAVGVKTSDGSVFKSRTVVCNANVPQLYNDLLPKGTLPVKEREKIETYSDSPSSFIVWLGLDRNISLDFKLPEASYYSSYDLDASYRESMRCNFENEGLSIMAYDNLIPGFSPKGCSSVCLVKLCGYDLWKPWEKEYEQSNRPNYLKLKNELTEQLISRAEELAIPGLSKMIVMQESATPLTNRRYTLNASGSIYGFNQSLNNSFMTRISNKTPVSGLFLASAWGNPGGGYGGVLVGGKQAFKNVVEELS from the coding sequence ATGAATCGAAGGTTTTTTTTACAGATTTCAGCACTGGCCGCTATGAATACTCTTGTCGGTTGGAATTTTGCCAAAGCAGCTCAGGTTACCAGAGATGGTATGTATGACGCTGTGGTAGTTGGAGCCGGGTTAGGCGGGCTTACCTGTGCTGCATATTTAGCGAGACACGGTTTCAAAATATTGTTGCTTGAGCAGTATAATATTCCCGGTGGATATGCGACGTCGTTTTCCAGATATACTGACAGTGGTAAATTTACCTGCGAAGTCTCTCTTCATTCTTCTGTTTTGAAGGCAGGGGCCACCAAAAAGATTTTAAAAGATCTTGACGTCTGGAATAAGCTTACATTTGTGGATCAGCCACATGCTTGGTGTTCGAATTTCTCAGATTTTAAATTGGAAGTTCCTGCTAAATGTGGATTAAACGGTTTTCATAAACAACTATTGAATCTGTTTCCTGATGAAGCAAAAGGCCTAGCCGAGTATTTCAAACTTTGGAATGGTGTTATGGCTGATTGTGACCAGTTGAACCACGGTGTGTCTCGCTCACAGAGAAAGAGATTTCCTGAAATGTTTCCATTTTTATGGGAAATTCATGATAAAACTGTGGCCCAGATTATTGATGCACGCATTAGTAACCAAAAACTTAAGGCGGTACTGGCACAGAGCTGTGGCTATTACGGTCTTCCACCGTCCCGGTTGTCAGCTTTTTACTACCTTTTACCTACTGGGAATTATCTCGAGCACGGTGGGAGTTATATAAAAGGAACCTCTCAAGCTTTGTCCGATGCTCTTGCTGAATCGATCACTAATGCTGGCGGGGAGATCATTTACGGTTCACGTGTTAAGGAAGTTTTGATTGAAAAGAATAAAGCTGTTGGCGTAAAAACTTCTGATGGCAGTGTTTTTAAATCAAGGACTGTTGTTTGTAATGCGAATGTTCCTCAGCTTTATAATGATCTTTTACCGAAAGGCACTCTTCCCGTAAAAGAACGTGAGAAGATCGAGACTTATTCTGATAGTCCCTCAAGTTTTATCGTCTGGCTTGGACTTGACCGAAATATTTCTTTAGATTTTAAATTACCTGAAGCTTCATATTACAGCAGCTATGATCTTGATGCCTCTTACCGGGAATCAATGCGGTGTAATTTTGAAAATGAAGGCCTTTCTATAATGGCTTATGATAATCTTATTCCGGGATTTTCGCCAAAGGGGTGTTCAAGTGTCTGCCTTGTAAAGTTATGCGGGTATGATCTATGGAAACCTTGGGAGAAGGAATATGAACAGAGTAACCGTCCAAATTATCTCAAGTTGAAAAATGAACTTACGGAACAATTAATATCACGTGCTGAAGAACTTGCCATTCCCGGTTTATCCAAAATGATTGTGATGCAGGAAAGTGCTACTCCCTTGACTAATCGTAGGTACACGCTAAATGCTTCCGGATCAATCTACGGTTTTAATCAAAGCCTGAATAATTCCTTCATGACCCGTATATCCAATAAAACCCCGGTGTCGGGTTTGTTTCTAGCAAGTGCCTGGGGAAATCCAGGTGGAGGTTATGGCGGTGTTCTTGTTGGCGGTAAGCAGGCTTTTAAGAATGTCGTTGAGGAGTTAAGTTAG